From the Tripterygium wilfordii isolate XIE 37 chromosome 6, ASM1340144v1, whole genome shotgun sequence genome, one window contains:
- the LOC120000676 gene encoding probable terpene synthase 6, which yields MRIKNKRVSSMQRVLNLLRYVALRNTCGGRNCNLCNCKLDLLLIIFYELFGYAGIVMQRDVVEGMAYTKQVNDLKEDVKKDMLTTFSSNDNMLEKIYLVDSICKLGVSYHFEGEIENVLCQMFHIQDHHLLSYDDNAYDLYAVALIFRVFRQHDVSNKFKGNDGKQKATLANVANAMLSLYEASHLSFHGEDILDEALSFSKSWLESLVKSQTISPHLRQHIMNALEQTYHRGIPRIEARNYISFYQHQDCHNEKLLKFAKLDFNRVQLLHQQELKFLSRIVELYSWAVSMLYGPHYAQARRTFTQMMMMCVIVDDTYDAYGTYEELQQFSKAIERWNIDALDLLPDYLKIFYQALLDLFDEFDEEMTKEGRSFSVSYAKDLIIEVSNSYFVEAGWFDKGYVPPLEEYMSNAIISVNGQALAGSCFVGMGEVAGVEAFEWLKTKPKLLTSVSILGRLIDDIMSCKGEQARGHVASAVECCMKQYGVSEKEVIGDLKKRVANEWKTVNEECLRPFPVSMHLLQRVVNIARIVDTMYKYGDAFTEPEYITTRNKISNFNILCICLPKSRQEFGEAPFKKPLAFCDGFVDHMDLPPNPLIERGAPISMRILEYFCYVSYEVETGHGSIVKISAKRNAVAVESSLSMLAADSVSEYH from the exons GATAAAGAATAAGAGGGTGTCGTCGATGCAAAGGGTGCTTAACCTGTTGAGGTACGTAGCTCTGCGCAATACTTGTGGAGGAAGAAACTGCAATCTCTGCAACTGTAAACTGGACCTGTTATTG ATCATATTTTATGAATTGTTTGGTTATGCAGGAATTGTGATGCAGCGCGACGTGGTGGAAGGAATGG caTACACAAAACAAGTGAATGATCTAAAAGAAGATGTGAAGAAGGATATGCTAACTACATTTTCAAGCAATGATAATATGTTGGAGaaaatttatttggttgattCAATTTGCAAACTTGGGGTTTCTTATCACTTTGAGGGCGAGATCGAGAATGTATTGTGTCAAATGTTTCATATCCAAGATCATCACCTCCTTTCTTATGATGACAATGCCTACGACCTTTACGCTGTTGCACTTATTTTCCGAGTGTTTAGACAACATG ATGTGTCTAACAAATTCAAGGGCAATGATGGTAAGCAAAAGGCAACTCTTGCTAATGTTGCAAATGCCATGTTAAGTTTGTATGAAGCTTCTCATCTAAGCTTTCATGGAGAAGATATTCTAGACGAAGCCCTTTCTTTCTCCAAATCTTGGTTGGAGTCATTGGTCAAAAGCCAGACAATTAGTCCTCATCTTCGACAGCATATCATGAATGCCTTGGAGCAAACATATCATAGGGGTATCCCAAGAATAGAGGCCAGGAATTACATATCTTTCTATCAACACCAAGATTGTCACAATGAAAAGCTTCTCAAGTTTGCAAAATTAGACTTTAACCGAGTACAGTTACTGCATCAACAAGAACTAAAATTTCTCtctag AATTGTGGAGTTGTACTCTTGGGCAGTATCAATGCTGTATGGGCCTCACTATGCACAAGCTAGAAGGACTTTTACtcaaatgatgatgatgtgtgtgattgttgatgatacGTACGACGCATACGGGACATATGAAGAACTTCAACAATTTTCCAAAGCAATTGAGAG GTGGAATATTGATGCGCTTGATTTACTGCCggattatttgaaaattttctatcaAGCTCTATTAGATctatttgatgaatttgatgaggaAATGACAAAGGAAGGAAGATCCTTCAGTGTATCTTATGCCAAGGATTTA ATAATAGAAGTGTCCAATTCCTACTTTGTTGAGGCTGGGTGGTTTGATAAAGGGTACGTGCCACCATTGGAAGAGTATATGAGCAACGCAATAATCTCTGTCAATGGTCAAGCTCTAGCAGGATCATGCTTTGTGGGGATGGGAGAAGTTGCAGGAGTCGAAGCATTCGAATGGTTGAAAACTAAGCCCAAACTGCTTACATCAGTGAGTATACTTGGGCGTCTCATAGATGACATTATGTCGTGTAAG GGTGAGCAAGCAAGAGGACATGTTGCATCTGCAGTTGAATGTTGTATGAAACAATATGGTGTTTCGGAGAAGGAGGTGATTGGGGATTTGAAAAAGAGAGTTGCAAATGAATGGAAGACTGTCAATGAGGAATGCTTGAGGCCATTTCCTGTGTCAATGCATCTTCTTCAGCGGGTGGTTAACATAGCTCGCATTGTTGATACAATGTACAAGTATGGGGATGCATTTACAGAACCAGAATATATCACCACAAGAAATAAG ATATCCAATTTCAATATTCTTTGCATTTGCTTACCGAAATCTAGGCAGGAGTTTGGTGAG GCCCCTTTCAAGAAGCCA CTTGCCTTTTGTGATGGCTTCGTTGATCATATGGACTTGCCTCCGAATCCTTTGATTGAGAGGGGAGCACCAATATCCA TGAGGATTCTAGAGTATTTTTGCTACGTATCATACGAGGTAGAAACCGGCCATGGGAGCATTGT GAAGATCAGTGCAAAAAGAAACGCCGTTGCGGTAGAGTCTTCTTTGTCCATGCTTGCAGCAGACTCTGTGTCGGAATATCACTAA
- the LOC119999886 gene encoding cytochrome P450 71D9-like produces MDLQLLSFPIILCFVFFMLMVRKIGKKSTSNLPPGPWKLPFIGNLHQLVGSQPHHVLQDLAKKHGPLMYLQLSEVPTLVVSSAEYAKEVMKTHDLVFASRPRILASEIMSYNSTNILFSPHGEYWRQLRKICTIELLSTKRVQSFRPIREEVMSEVIEWIFSQAGSAINLTQKIFSSTYTLSSRVTLGREFGYEKEFISITEESTKLGAGFNIADVFPSIKLLHWISGVRSKLKKMHEQSDRMLGHIINEHLQRRATSKVEKDEDLVDVLLKLHEQGNHEFSLTMDNVKAVILDMLAAGSETSSTTVDWAMAEMMKNPKVMEKAQAEVRQVFGSRASIDETGISELKYLMLVVKETLRLHPAAPLLLPRENSERCEINNYEIPIKTKVIVNAWAIARDPKYWTEPEKFYPERFLDSSIEFKGTDFEYIPFGAGRRICPGITFGLATVELHLSQLLYYFDWKLPNEMKPDDLDMTEEFGASVSRRDDLYLIPIPYHSSLFSKP; encoded by the exons ATGGACCTCCAATTATTATCCTTTCCGATCATtctctgttttgttttctttatgctGATGGTGCGGAAAATAGGGAAGAAATCAACTTCAAATCTACCACCAGGACCATGGAAGCTACCCTTCATAGGAAACCTGCACCAGCTGGTTGGCTCTCAACCCCACCATGTGCTTCAGGACTTAGCCAAAAAGCATGGACCATTGATGTACCTACAACTCAGTGAAGTTCCTACTCTAGTTGTTTCTTCTGCAGAATATGCAAAAGAGGTAATGAAAACTCATGACCTTGTCTTTGCTTCAAGGCCTAGAATACTTGCTTCAGAGATCATGTCTTATAATTCCACCAATATATTGTTTTCACCTCATGGTGAGTACTGGAGGCAACTACGAAAAATTTGTACAATAGAGCTCTTGAGTACGAAACGAGTTCAGTCATTCCGTCCAATTAGAGAAGAAGTAATGTCAGAAGTCATCGAATGGATCTTCTCACAAGCGGGATCAGCAATCAACCTGACACAAAAGATATTCTCTTCAACATACACCTTATCATCTAGGGTGACCCTTGGTAGGGAATTCGGATACGAGAAAGAATTCATATCAATTACCGAGGAATCCACAAAGCTAGGAGCAGGATTCAACATAGCAGATGTGTTCCCTTCCATCAAATTGCTCCATTGGATTAGTGGGGTGCGCTCTAAACTAAAGAAGATGCATGAACAAAGTGACAGAATGCTGGGACACATTATCAATGAACACTTACAGCGCAGGGCGACATCAAAGGTTGAAAAGGATGAAGATTTGGTTGACGTTCTTTTGAAACTTCATGAGCAGGGCAACCATGAATTTTCGTTAACTATGGACAATGTCAAAGCAGTGATTCTG GATATGTTAGCTGCTGGAAGTGAAACATCATCCACGACAGTTGATTGGGCTATGGCGGAAATGATGAAAAACCCAAAGGTAATGGAAAAGGCACAAGCTGAGGTGAGACAAGTGTTTGGTAGCAGAGCAAGTATTGATGAAACAGGCATTTCTGaactaaaatatttgatgttggTTGTTAAAGAAACTCTGAGGTTACACCCCGCTGCTCCCTTATTACTTCCAAGAGAAAATTCGGAGAGATGTGAGATCAATAACTACGAGATACCTATCAAAACCAAAGTAATTGTGAATGCATGGGCTATTGCAAGAGATCCCAAGTATTGGACTGAACCTGAAAAATTCTATCCAGAGAGGTTTCTAGATAGCtcaatagagttcaaaggaACTGATTTTGAATATATCCCTTTTGGTGCTGGAAGGAGGATTTGTCCCGGCATAACTTTTGGTCTTGCCACCGTGGAACTTCATCTTTCACAGTTGTTGtattattttgattggaaacttCCCAATGAAATGAAGCCCGATGATCTTGACATGACCGAGGAATTTGGTGCATCGGTTAGCAGAAGAGATGACTTGTACTTAATCCCCATCCCCTATCACTCTTCCCTGTTTTCTAAGCCTTGA